Proteins from one Candidatus Polarisedimenticolia bacterium genomic window:
- a CDS encoding LapA family protein, producing MSLFIVALCLFFFGAVLMLVTQNDARVDVNLLFSSYQQVSVSLIMVACLAAGVGFASLISFLDGLRLRLQNRRLRKDVGRLEGELEKRRRPMMEKMASERPATPPQDFAG from the coding sequence ATGAGCCTGTTCATCGTCGCCCTCTGCCTGTTTTTTTTCGGCGCGGTCCTCATGCTCGTGACCCAGAATGATGCGAGGGTCGACGTCAATCTGCTGTTCAGCTCCTACCAGCAAGTTTCGGTTTCCCTAATCATGGTGGCCTGCCTGGCGGCGGGAGTGGGGTTTGCCTCGCTCATCAGCTTTTTGGACGGACTCCGACTGAGGTTGCAGAACCGCCGGCTTCGCAAGGACGTGGGGAGGCTGGAAGGAGAGCTGGAGAAGCGTCGTAGGCCGATGATGGAAAAGATGGCTTCCGAGCGTCCAGCGACACCACCCCAGGATTTCGCCGGTTGA